A DNA window from Phragmites australis chromosome 11, lpPhrAust1.1, whole genome shotgun sequence contains the following coding sequences:
- the LOC133884062 gene encoding pentatricopeptide repeat-containing protein At3g22470, mitochondrial-like, translating to MPIPFRPIARLVHLRPLSTSPRDHILLRFAALAKELSDQPPPPPPPSRPRSPHPYDYNRLMSAHAASGDGDGLGAGAHRALQLLDEMRTFLGRRPDAACFTTVAAALSSASRPGDALTVLQAMDADGVAPDAAACTVLVGVYACRLRWLDAAYEVVRWMAANGVTPDVVTYSTLISGLCNASRVAEALGVLDLMLEEGCQPNAHTYTPIIHAYCVSGRIHEAKELLGTMTAAGFAPSTTTYNVLVGALCKVGAFREVDVLLEESNAKGWTPDTITYSTYMDGLCKAGRVDKSFALVDKMLSNGLRPNEITLNILLDGVCHRSTVWAAKCLLECSAMLGWHANVVNYNTVMKRLCDERRWLAVVKLFTDMVKKGIAPNSWTFSILVHSLCKLGKLHIALCLLGSKEFVTNVVTYNTLIRHLSLLGKAYEAYLLFHEMTEEGIAPNEVTYGLVIDCLCSKDNFLVALSCFNGSLEDGLSPSALSSIVRGLIAGGMLRELYTLIGCILGKGFVIDVCMYQELIIAFCKKGYCRGGDMYKVCYILERMLGLK from the coding sequence ATGCCCATACCCTTCCGTCCCATAGCCCGCCTCGTCCACCTCCGGCCCCTGTCAACCTCGCCCCGAGACCACATCCTCCTCCGCTTCGCTGCCCTCGCGAAGGAGCTCTCCGACcagcccccgcccccgccccccccgTCCCGGCCGCGGTCGCCGCACCCGTACGACTACAACCGTCTCATGTCCGCGCACGCTGCGTCCGGCGATGGCGATGGCCTCGGCGCCGGCGCGCACCGCGCCCTCCAACTGCTCGACGAAATGCGCACCTTCCTAGGGCGCCGCCCCGACGCAGCCTGCTTCACCACGGTCGCCGCAGCGCTGTCTTCCGCGTCCCGACCTGGCGACGCGCTCACCGTGCTCCAAGCCATGGACGCGGACGGTGTCGCGCCCGACGCCGCCGCGTGTACAGTGCTCGTCGGGGTGTACGCCTGCCGCTTGCGGTGGTTGGACGCGGCCTACGAGGTCGTGCGGTGGATGGCGGCGAACGGTGTGACCCCGGACGTGGTTACATACTCGACGCTGATCTCTGGGCTGTGCAATGCCAGCCGGGTGGCTGAGGCGCTGGGCGTGCTGGACTTGATGCTGGAGGAAGGGTGCCAGCCCAATGCGCACACATACACGCCCATCATCCACGCCTACTGCGTGAGTGGGAGGATACATGAGGCCAAGGAGCTCTTGGGAACGATGACTGCCGCTGGATTTGCACCAAGCACAACCACTTACAATGTCTTGGTTGGAGCTCTATGCAAGGTTGGTGCTTTCAGGGAAGTAGATGTGCTTCTTGAGGAGAGCAACGCAAAAGGCTGGACGCCGGATACAATCACATACAGTACTTACATGGATGGGCTATGTAAAGCTGGCAGAGTAGATAAGAGCTTTGCACTGGTAGATAAGATGCTGTCCAATGGGTTGCGTCCAAATGAGATCACTCTGAATATCCTCCTTGATGGGGTTTGCCACAGGTCAACTGTGTGGGCTGCAAAGTGTCTTTTGGAGTGCAGTGCAATGCTTGGGTGGCATGCCAATGTTGTCAACTATAATACAGTGATGAAGAGGCTTTGCGATGAGCGGAGATGGTTGGCTGTTGTTAAGCTCTTCACCGATATGGTTAAGAAGGGCATAGCTCCAAACAGCTGGACTTTCAGCATTCTTGTCCACAGTCTCTGTAAACTCGGGAAGCTTCATATAGCACTTTGCCTGCTGGGAAGTAAAGAGTTTGTCACCAATGTTGTGACATATAATACTTTGATCCGCCATCTCAGTTTATTGGGGAAAGCTTATGAGGCCTACCTCTTGTTTCATGAGATGACTGAGGAAGGCATTGCTCCCAACGAAGTCACCTATGGCCTTGTGATTGATTGTCTCTGTAGTAAAGATAATTTCTTGGTTGCACTTAGCTGTTTCAATGGCTCACTGGAAGATGGCCTCTCTCCATCTGCACTATCGAGTATTGTTCGAGGTCTCATCGCTGGTGGTATGCTTCGTGAATTGTATACTCTGATAGGATGTATCCTTGGAAAAGGTTTCGTAATAGATGTGTGTATGTACCAGGAGTTGATCATTGCTTTTTGTAAGAAAGGATATTGTCGAGGTGGTGACATGTACAAAGTGTGTTACATATTAGAAAGAATGCTTGGATTGAAATGA